A genome region from Methanobacterium subterraneum includes the following:
- a CDS encoding DUF5518 domain-containing protein produces MPNISMEMAILTSIILGLILAFFNIGGIFALVLVGFVAVYLTPDEEANYKVGALATALLCLLYFVVCLFTPPVLPYQLPNAVVIGVGYAFDGIFTLIMGLIVSLIIYSLMGAIGGYFADKLFKSQDKPKNPKISKAPKRIIKRKSKPQRRTLYRK; encoded by the coding sequence ATGCCAAATATTAGTATGGAAATGGCTATTTTAACCAGCATAATATTAGGCCTTATTCTGGCTTTTTTCAATATTGGAGGAATATTTGCTCTGGTTTTAGTTGGATTTGTGGCAGTTTACCTAACCCCTGATGAAGAAGCCAATTATAAGGTTGGTGCACTGGCAACTGCTTTACTATGCCTGCTCTATTTCGTGGTGTGCCTGTTCACTCCACCAGTTTTACCATACCAACTGCCCAATGCAGTGGTGATTGGGGTGGGCTACGCATTTGATGGTATTTTCACCCTTATTATGGGGTTGATTGTTAGTTTGATAATTTACAGTTTAATGGGAGCTATTGGGGGATATTTTGCTGATAAACTCTTTAAATCCCAGGATAAACCTAAAAACCCAAAAATCAGCAAAGCCCCCAAAAGGATCATAAAAAGGAAATCAAAACCCCAAAGAAGAACTCTTTATCGTAAATAG